In the genome of Porphyrobacter sp. ULC335, one region contains:
- a CDS encoding VOC family protein, translating into MPNGTLEHINITVSDPDRSARLLQQLCGWHERWRGPSQLGGWTIHVGGEHDYIAVYTHSSPVPRFTKGQPLNHVGLVVDDLDAAEAVVKDAGLIPFNHADYEPGKRFYFFDWDGIEFEIVSYAVAAK; encoded by the coding sequence ATGCCGAACGGCACACTCGAACACATCAACATCACGGTCAGTGATCCCGATCGCTCTGCACGCCTGTTGCAGCAACTCTGCGGCTGGCACGAACGCTGGCGCGGCCCGTCACAGCTGGGCGGATGGACGATCCATGTGGGCGGGGAACACGATTACATCGCGGTCTACACCCACTCCAGCCCGGTCCCGCGCTTCACCAAGGGACAGCCGCTCAACCATGTCGGGTTAGTGGTCGACGATCTCGACGCGGCCGAGGCGGTGGTCAAGGACGCGGGTCTGATCCCCTTCAACCACGCCGATTACGAACCGGGGAAGCGGTTCTATTTCTTCGACTGGGACGGGATCGAGTTCGAGATCGTGAGCTATGCAGTGGCGGCGAAATGA
- the soxR gene encoding redox-sensitive transcriptional activator SoxR produces MPARRLKPSDLLSIGEIARRTGLSVSAIRYYEDKRLIEPVRTGGNQRRFLRSDIRRLSFILIAQRLGLSLGEIEAELARLPQGRTPTTRDWEAISAAIRARLDAQIADLTRTRERLDGCIGCGCLSLSHCAIWNPQDRLGEEGPGARKLIG; encoded by the coding sequence ATGCCCGCCCGTCGCCTCAAACCATCCGACCTTCTCTCCATCGGCGAGATTGCGCGCCGCACCGGCCTCAGCGTCTCGGCGATCCGCTATTACGAGGACAAGCGCCTGATCGAGCCGGTGCGCACCGGCGGCAATCAGCGGCGGTTCTTGCGGTCCGACATCCGCCGCCTCAGCTTCATCCTGATCGCCCAGCGGCTCGGCCTGTCGCTCGGCGAGATCGAGGCGGAGCTGGCGAGGCTCCCGCAGGGCCGCACGCCCACCACCCGCGATTGGGAGGCGATCAGCGCCGCGATCCGTGCACGGCTTGATGCCCAGATTGCCGATCTCACCCGCACCCGCGAACGGCTGGACGGGTGCATCGGTTGCGGCTGCCTCAGCCTCTCGCATTGCGCGATCTGGAACCCGCAGGACCGGCTGGGTGAAGAAGGGCCGGGCGCGCGCAAGCTGATCGGCTGA
- a CDS encoding ABC transporter ATP-binding protein encodes MLELSGVSHVYPNGTHALDNVTLSIPKGMFGLLGPNGAGKSTLMRTIASLQAPTAGTIRFGDIDVLAQPDRLRRTLGYLPQDFGVYPRVSAYQMLDHMAVLKGVNNGSERKVMVEHLLNQTNLWSVRGKAIAGFSGGMRQRFGIAQALIGEPELIIVDEPTAGLDPEERNRFLNLLAGIGENVVVILSTHIVDDVADLCPRMAVLAGGKVRLEGAPHDLIASTQGRVWQRTVPHTDLAAMQAAHEVISHRFFAGDIVVHVLSDTQPEGFTPVSGGLEDVYFATLAETRRTPAPAAAQAA; translated from the coding sequence ATGCTCGAACTTAGCGGCGTCAGCCATGTCTATCCCAACGGCACCCACGCGCTCGACAATGTGACGCTATCGATCCCCAAGGGGATGTTCGGGCTGCTCGGCCCCAATGGTGCGGGCAAATCGACCCTCATGCGCACCATCGCCTCGCTTCAGGCGCCCACGGCCGGAACGATCCGCTTCGGCGATATCGACGTGCTGGCGCAGCCTGACCGTCTGCGCCGCACGCTGGGTTATCTGCCGCAGGATTTCGGCGTCTATCCGCGCGTGTCGGCTTACCAGATGCTCGATCACATGGCGGTGCTGAAGGGCGTCAACAACGGCTCCGAACGCAAGGTCATGGTCGAACACCTGCTCAACCAGACCAACCTGTGGAGCGTGCGCGGCAAGGCGATTGCAGGCTTTTCGGGCGGGATGCGCCAGCGGTTCGGCATTGCGCAGGCGCTGATCGGCGAACCTGAACTCATCATCGTCGATGAACCCACCGCCGGGCTCGACCCCGAAGAACGCAACCGCTTCCTCAACCTGCTCGCCGGGATTGGCGAGAATGTTGTGGTGATCCTGTCCACCCATATCGTCGATGATGTGGCCGATCTGTGCCCGCGCATGGCGGTGCTGGCAGGTGGCAAGGTGCGGCTGGAAGGCGCACCGCATGATCTGATCGCCTCCACCCAAGGGCGCGTGTGGCAGCGCACCGTGCCGCACACCGATCTGGCCGCGATGCAGGCCGCGCATGAGGTGATCTCGCACCGCTTCTTTGCGGGCGACATTGTGGTGCATGTGCTCAGCGATACGCAGCCCGAAGGCTTCACTCCGGTCAGCGGGGGGCTGGAGGATGTCTACTTCGCCACCCTTGCCGAAACCCGCCGCACGCCCGCTCCCGCCGCCGCGCAAGCCGCGTAA
- a CDS encoding ABC transporter permease/M1 family aminopeptidase, with protein sequence MLTASLAAFEIRYQLRNPVFWVSVAIFLLLGFGLSASDNVSFGTPGSVHENSPYAVTFALALLGMFYLFVITSFVANAVVRDDVTGFGPIIRATPVGRTQFLAGRFLGGLTIAILGYMAVPLGIALGTIMPWVDPETVGPGGFATYAWPFLVIAIPNLILSSALLFSLATLTRSMLASYIGVLVLVMGYLATSIVLSADPSYQDAIARYEPMGTGAIAEVSRYWTAAEMNTRLIPLEGNLAFNRAFVLGLSALFLGLSWARFSMTERAPSRWRQRRLAKQAIKAAKAGSIAPRMLTAPVERSFGFGHALASFRVRVKTEVLLVVKSPGLIVLLLLSLGFATLNLVFSQTMFGTASYPLTANVVDTVSGSVTLFALIVAVFYGGELVWRERDVKMAEIIDATPVPAWTMFVPKILAIFTVLLAMSLTGMAAGVVYQLAKGAPSIDFGLYFISYVMPQSIDLLLLAVLAVFFQVLSPNKYLGWGLMLVWFVSRIFMSNLGYTNVLYSFGGGPGEPLSDMNGTGGFWVGGLIARAYWGCFGVLLLVFAHWAWPRGTVVAVVPRLKGIGQRMTLASGGVAVAAVAGMIGTGLVIHHNIKELNRFETSDEAEEWAADYERKYLKYESLPRPVVTDVAFDVAIYPDDRRMEVKGHYDLRNDSGVPITELHVRQGDDSVAFSRLDIAGASLANHDKRLAYRIYRFATPLALGATTRLDFTSQVWRRGFANREAATDLVDNGTFVNNRVFAPIIGMDQRGLLEDRTVRRRQGLPDELRMPRLEDTSAQGDSYVRSDWVNSRITISTAADQVPIAPGNKISDEVKGGRRVAVFQSPAPILNFFSVQSARYAVAEEQAGDVLLSVYHDPRHAWNVPAMLKAMKTSLGYYERNFGPYQFGYARIIEFPGYADFAQAFAGTMPYSESMGFAADVRDPESIDYVSYITAHEFGHQYWAHQVIGADMQGSTLLSETLAQYSALMVMKQLYGEDKIRRFLKFELDRYLDGRKGDPLPEQPLYRVENQQHIHYRKGSLVMYLLQHRLGEDAVNRALARLIARYKFKPAPYPRSLDLIAELRKEAKTPEDQALITDLFEKITIYDLKAKEAVSTKRADGKWVTRITIEAGKFTADGKGNERPASLAERIEVGVFTDRPGSGAFDKAAVLSMRRSPIRAGKQVVEVVTAKKPAFAGVDPYNFYIDRDSEDNLVPVT encoded by the coding sequence ATGCTGACCGCCAGCCTCGCCGCGTTCGAAATCCGCTACCAGCTCCGCAATCCGGTGTTCTGGGTCTCGGTCGCCATCTTCCTGCTGCTCGGCTTCGGACTTTCCGCCAGTGACAATGTCAGCTTCGGCACGCCCGGATCGGTGCATGAAAACTCGCCCTATGCCGTCACCTTCGCGCTGGCATTGCTGGGCATGTTCTATCTGTTCGTCATCACGTCATTCGTCGCCAACGCCGTGGTGCGCGATGATGTGACGGGCTTTGGCCCGATTATCCGGGCGACGCCTGTGGGCCGCACGCAGTTTCTGGCGGGGCGATTCCTTGGCGGTCTGACCATTGCGATCCTCGGCTACATGGCCGTGCCGCTCGGCATTGCGCTGGGCACGATTATGCCGTGGGTCGATCCTGAGACCGTGGGACCGGGCGGCTTTGCGACCTATGCCTGGCCGTTCCTGGTGATTGCCATTCCCAACCTGATTCTGTCGTCGGCCCTGTTGTTCAGTCTGGCGACGCTCACCCGCTCCATGCTGGCGAGCTATATCGGCGTGCTGGTGCTGGTGATGGGCTATCTCGCGACGAGCATCGTGCTGTCGGCCGATCCGTCCTATCAGGACGCGATTGCCCGCTACGAGCCGATGGGCACTGGCGCGATTGCCGAGGTGTCGCGGTATTGGACCGCGGCAGAGATGAACACGCGCCTGATCCCGCTGGAAGGCAACCTGGCCTTCAACCGCGCCTTCGTGCTCGGCCTGTCGGCGCTGTTCCTTGGACTTTCCTGGGCGCGCTTCAGCATGACCGAGCGTGCGCCGTCGCGCTGGCGGCAGCGGCGGCTGGCCAAGCAGGCGATAAAGGCCGCGAAGGCCGGCAGCATCGCGCCGCGCATGCTGACCGCTCCCGTCGAACGCAGCTTCGGCTTCGGCCATGCGCTCGCCAGCTTCCGGGTGCGGGTTAAGACCGAGGTGCTGCTGGTGGTCAAGAGCCCCGGCCTGATCGTGCTGCTGCTGCTTTCGCTCGGCTTTGCGACGCTCAACCTGGTCTTTTCGCAGACCATGTTCGGCACGGCGTCCTACCCGCTGACCGCCAATGTCGTCGACACGGTGAGCGGCAGCGTGACCCTGTTCGCGTTGATCGTGGCCGTTTTCTATGGCGGCGAGCTGGTCTGGCGCGAGCGTGATGTGAAGATGGCCGAGATCATCGATGCAACGCCGGTCCCGGCGTGGACGATGTTCGTGCCGAAGATTCTTGCGATCTTCACCGTGCTGCTGGCGATGTCGCTGACCGGGATGGCGGCGGGTGTCGTCTACCAGCTCGCAAAGGGCGCGCCGAGCATCGATTTCGGGCTGTACTTCATCTCCTACGTGATGCCGCAGAGCATCGATCTGCTGCTGCTGGCGGTGCTGGCGGTGTTTTTCCAGGTGCTGAGCCCCAACAAATATCTCGGCTGGGGGCTGATGCTGGTGTGGTTTGTCAGCCGCATCTTCATGTCGAACCTCGGCTATACCAACGTGCTCTATTCGTTCGGCGGTGGGCCGGGTGAGCCGCTGAGCGACATGAACGGCACCGGCGGCTTCTGGGTCGGGGGGCTGATCGCGCGCGCCTATTGGGGCTGCTTTGGCGTGCTGCTGCTGGTGTTCGCGCACTGGGCCTGGCCGCGCGGCACGGTGGTTGCGGTGGTGCCGCGGCTCAAGGGCATCGGGCAGCGTATGACGCTCGCATCGGGCGGGGTCGCGGTCGCGGCGGTGGCGGGCATGATCGGCACCGGCCTCGTGATCCACCACAACATCAAGGAATTGAACCGCTTCGAAACCTCCGACGAGGCCGAGGAATGGGCCGCCGATTACGAGCGGAAATATCTCAAGTATGAAAGCCTGCCGCGCCCGGTGGTGACTGATGTTGCCTTCGACGTCGCGATCTACCCTGACGACCGCCGCATGGAGGTGAAGGGCCATTACGACCTGCGCAACGACAGCGGTGTGCCGATCACCGAACTGCACGTGCGGCAGGGTGACGACTCCGTGGCTTTCAGCCGCCTCGATATCGCGGGCGCCAGCCTTGCAAACCACGACAAGCGGCTCGCCTATCGCATCTACCGCTTTGCGACACCGCTGGCGCTCGGGGCGACGACGCGGCTCGATTTCACCTCTCAGGTGTGGCGGCGCGGCTTTGCCAATCGCGAGGCGGCGACCGATCTTGTCGACAATGGCACCTTCGTGAACAACAGGGTGTTCGCGCCGATCATCGGCATGGACCAGCGCGGATTGTTGGAGGATCGCACGGTGCGGCGGCGGCAGGGGCTGCCTGATGAACTGCGCATGCCGCGGCTTGAGGATACCTCTGCTCAGGGCGACAGTTACGTCCGCTCGGACTGGGTCAATTCGCGCATCACCATCAGCACGGCGGCCGATCAAGTGCCGATCGCGCCGGGCAACAAGATTTCGGACGAGGTCAAGGGCGGCCGCCGCGTCGCGGTGTTCCAGAGCCCGGCGCCAATCCTCAATTTCTTCTCGGTGCAATCGGCCCGCTATGCCGTGGCCGAGGAGCAGGCTGGCGATGTGCTGTTGTCGGTCTATCACGACCCGCGCCACGCCTGGAACGTGCCCGCGATGCTTAAGGCGATGAAGACCAGCCTCGGCTATTACGAGCGCAATTTCGGGCCCTACCAGTTCGGCTATGCGCGGATCATCGAGTTTCCGGGCTATGCCGACTTCGCGCAGGCCTTTGCCGGGACGATGCCCTATTCGGAAAGCATGGGCTTTGCTGCCGACGTGCGCGATCCGGAGTCGATCGACTATGTCTCCTACATCACCGCGCATGAATTCGGTCACCAATACTGGGCGCATCAGGTGATCGGCGCGGATATGCAGGGATCGACGCTGCTGTCGGAAACGCTGGCGCAGTATTCGGCGCTGATGGTGATGAAGCAGCTCTATGGCGAGGACAAGATCCGCCGCTTCCTCAAGTTCGAGCTGGATCGGTATCTTGACGGCCGCAAGGGCGATCCCTTGCCCGAACAGCCGCTCTACCGGGTCGAAAACCAGCAGCACATCCATTACCGCAAGGGCAGTCTGGTCATGTATCTCCTCCAGCACCGTCTGGGCGAAGATGCGGTCAACCGCGCGCTGGCAAGGCTGATCGCGCGCTACAAGTTCAAACCCGCGCCCTATCCGCGCAGCCTCGATCTGATCGCCGAACTGCGCAAGGAGGCCAAGACGCCCGAAGATCAGGCGCTGATCACCGACCTGTTCGAAAAGATCACGATCTATGATCTGAAGGCCAAGGAAGCGGTCAGCACCAAGCGGGCCGATGGCAAGTGGGTGACCCGCATCACCATCGAAGCGGGCAAGTTTACCGCTGACGGCAAGGGCAATGAACGCCCGGCCAGCCTTGCGGAGCGTATCGAGGTCGGCGTCTTCACCGACCGTCCCGGCTCCGGCGCGTTCGACAAGGCGGCGGTGCTGTCGATGCGGCGCTCGCCGATCCGGGCGGGCAAGCAGGTGGTGGAAGTGGTGACGGCGAAGAAGCCCGCCTTTGCCGGGGTCGATCCCTACAACTTCTACATCGACCGGGATTCGGAAGATAACCTCGTCCCCGTGACCTGA
- a CDS encoding SixA phosphatase family protein, translated as MKILGLLRHAKSDWDDTSQRDFDRGLNARGRKGAELIGKHIRDHGVKWDKVLASPAVRVKLTLDSALPDVTPIYDQRLYLASFDTIVETIEAHAGSGDDEAKTILISGHNPGLQDVLLELVAPGKENALFKEAVVKFPTAAYAVLECDIAHWSELKRYCAELVHFARPRDLDPDLGPEG; from the coding sequence ATGAAGATTCTCGGCCTCCTGCGCCACGCCAAGTCCGATTGGGACGATACCAGCCAGCGCGATTTCGACCGCGGGCTGAACGCGCGCGGGCGCAAGGGTGCCGAGCTGATCGGCAAGCATATCCGCGACCACGGGGTAAAGTGGGACAAGGTGCTGGCATCGCCTGCGGTGCGGGTGAAGCTGACGCTCGACAGCGCGCTGCCCGATGTCACGCCGATTTATGACCAGCGGCTCTATCTCGCCAGTTTCGACACCATCGTCGAGACGATCGAGGCCCATGCCGGTAGCGGCGATGACGAGGCGAAGACCATCCTGATTTCGGGCCACAATCCCGGTCTACAGGACGTGCTGCTGGAACTGGTCGCGCCGGGCAAGGAGAACGCGCTGTTCAAGGAAGCAGTCGTGAAATTCCCGACCGCCGCCTACGCCGTCCTCGAATGCGACATCGCGCATTGGAGCGAGCTCAAGCGCTATTGCGCCGAGCTCGTCCACTTCGCGCGGCCCCGAGACCTCGACCCGGACCTCGGCCCCGAAGGTTAG
- a CDS encoding ATP-dependent DNA helicase: protein MAAADTPVLMINAPLVASRLGYPDLSGLDLLEAFAFIHPARFCVPTPRGLAEALGLPPPENDAAVPDMLQRAAGALIAACQDPEWFEREGAWSAVQSLERLRWPWAQVLRAHIAKPEKAERWLFAKLPEWEETGERPAPRQIELAPEAVRDQLARLTGEGAEQREGQRAFAQDVARIFAPRHREGRPHLALAQAGTGIGKTLGYLAPASLWAAGSGGTVWVSTFTKNLQRQLRAESRRAWPARRADGSPPVVVRKGRENYLCLLNLEDALQGGFAGRAAILAQLVARWGAYTRDGDMIGGDLPGWLGTLFRKRGIAALTDQRGECIYAGCPHYRKCFIERAARDSAQADLVIANHALVMVNAARARDPNQRPTRLIFDEGHHVFDAADSTFAATLSGQETIELRRWIIGPEKESRGRRRGLSARLADIASYDEAGAEAIAAACKAGQLLPSDGWLQRLGENAPFGPVEALLAAVRTATYARDESGGIDAGYGIETEAAGLPGEVIEAASAAAEALASIRVPLIRLGGRLEAILAEPPDWLDAQGRARIEGARFSLAWRIDLIAAWEALLVRLGGPADPDFVDWLAVDRSDAREFDVAIHRRWLDPMKPFARVVLEPAHGVLLTSATLTDRTPSDDVWASAIQRSGAAHIETAPLLSAAESPFDYAARAEVLIVTDVTKGDLPALSGAYARIIEASGGGVLGLFTAIRRLRAVHGRIADRLARAGLPVYAQHVDPIDTGTLVDIFRDDPRASLIGTDALRDGVDVPGHSLRCVVLEQVPWPRPDILHKARRLAGGGSAYDDRIIRAKLAQAFGRLIRSKDDAGHFIMLSPAFPSRLLSAFPPGTPVLRVTLDEALQRVAAGVVGSAEQPVSDDAKGALQP, encoded by the coding sequence ATGGCCGCCGCCGATACGCCGGTGCTGATGATCAACGCGCCGCTGGTGGCGAGCCGGTTGGGCTATCCCGACCTGTCGGGGCTCGATCTGCTGGAGGCCTTCGCCTTCATCCACCCCGCGCGCTTCTGCGTGCCGACCCCGCGCGGGCTGGCAGAAGCGCTGGGGCTACCCCCGCCAGAGAATGACGCGGCCGTGCCGGACATGCTCCAGCGCGCGGCGGGCGCCCTGATTGCGGCATGCCAGGATCCCGAATGGTTCGAGCGTGAGGGCGCGTGGAGCGCGGTGCAGTCGCTGGAACGCCTGCGCTGGCCCTGGGCGCAGGTGCTGCGCGCCCATATCGCCAAGCCCGAAAAGGCCGAACGCTGGCTGTTCGCGAAGCTGCCCGAATGGGAGGAAACCGGCGAGCGCCCCGCCCCGCGCCAGATCGAACTCGCACCCGAAGCCGTGCGCGATCAGCTCGCCCGCCTGACCGGCGAAGGCGCGGAGCAGCGTGAAGGCCAGCGCGCCTTTGCGCAGGATGTGGCGCGCATCTTCGCCCCCCGCCACCGCGAAGGCCGCCCGCATCTGGCGCTGGCGCAGGCGGGAACCGGGATCGGCAAGACGCTGGGCTACCTTGCGCCTGCCTCGCTATGGGCGGCAGGGTCAGGCGGCACGGTGTGGGTTTCGACTTTCACCAAGAACCTGCAACGCCAGCTGCGCGCCGAAAGCCGCCGCGCATGGCCCGCCCGCCGCGCCGATGGCTCGCCCCCGGTGGTGGTGCGCAAGGGCCGCGAGAATTACCTCTGCCTGCTCAATCTGGAAGATGCGCTGCAAGGCGGCTTTGCGGGGCGTGCGGCGATCCTTGCGCAGTTGGTCGCGCGCTGGGGGGCCTATACTCGCGATGGCGACATGATCGGCGGCGATCTGCCGGGCTGGCTCGGCACGCTGTTTCGCAAGCGCGGGATCGCAGCGCTCACCGACCAGCGCGGCGAGTGCATCTATGCCGGCTGCCCGCATTACCGGAAGTGCTTCATCGAGCGCGCGGCGCGGGATAGCGCGCAGGCCGATCTGGTGATCGCCAATCACGCGCTGGTGATGGTCAATGCGGCGCGGGCGCGCGACCCGAACCAGCGCCCGACACGGCTGATCTTCGACGAAGGCCACCATGTGTTCGACGCGGCGGATTCCACCTTTGCCGCCACGCTCAGCGGGCAGGAAACGATCGAGCTGCGGCGCTGGATCATCGGCCCGGAAAAGGAATCGCGCGGCCGCCGCCGGGGGCTTTCGGCGCGGCTTGCCGACATCGCCAGCTATGACGAAGCGGGCGCGGAAGCCATCGCGGCCGCCTGCAAGGCCGGACAGTTGCTCCCGTCTGATGGCTGGCTTCAGCGCCTCGGCGAAAACGCCCCCTTCGGCCCCGTCGAAGCCCTGCTCGCAGCCGTGCGCACCGCCACCTATGCCCGCGACGAAAGCGGGGGGATCGACGCGGGCTACGGAATCGAGACCGAGGCGGCGGGCCTGCCCGGCGAAGTGATCGAAGCCGCCAGCGCCGCTGCCGAGGCGCTCGCCTCTATCAGGGTGCCGCTGATCCGGCTGGGCGGGAGGCTGGAGGCCATCCTTGCCGAGCCGCCAGACTGGCTCGACGCACAGGGCCGCGCGCGGATCGAAGGGGCGCGGTTTTCGCTTGCATGGCGGATAGATCTGATCGCGGCATGGGAGGCGCTGCTCGTGCGGCTCGGCGGGCCAGCCGATCCTGATTTCGTCGACTGGCTGGCAGTCGACCGTTCGGACGCGCGCGAGTTCGATGTGGCGATCCACCGCCGCTGGCTCGATCCGATGAAGCCCTTCGCCCGCGTGGTGCTGGAGCCCGCGCATGGCGTGCTGCTGACCAGCGCGACCCTGACCGACCGCACCCCCAGCGATGACGTGTGGGCCAGCGCCATCCAGCGTTCGGGCGCGGCGCATATCGAAACCGCGCCGCTGCTCTCCGCGGCGGAAAGTCCCTTCGACTATGCCGCTCGCGCCGAGGTGCTGATCGTCACCGACGTTACCAAGGGCGATCTGCCTGCGCTGTCGGGCGCCTATGCGCGGATTATCGAGGCGAGCGGCGGGGGCGTGCTGGGGCTGTTCACCGCGATCCGGCGGCTGCGCGCGGTGCATGGCCGGATTGCCGACCGCCTCGCCCGGGCGGGCCTGCCGGTCTATGCCCAGCACGTCGATCCGATCGACACCGGCACGCTGGTCGACATCTTCCGCGATGATCCGCGCGCCAGCCTGATCGGCACCGACGCGCTGCGTGACGGGGTGGACGTGCCGGGCCATTCCCTGCGCTGCGTGGTGCTGGAACAGGTGCCCTGGCCGCGCCCCGATATCCTGCACAAGGCGCGCAGGCTGGCAGGCGGCGGTTCTGCCTATGACGACCGCATCATCCGCGCCAAGCTGGCGCAGGCGTTTGGCCGCCTGATCCGCAGCAAGGACGATGCCGGACATTTCATCATGCTCTCCCCCGCCTTCCCCTCGCGCCTGCTCAGCGCCTTCCCTCCCGGCACGCCGGTGCTGCGCGTAACGCTCGATGAGGCTTTACAACGCGTCGCCGCTGGTGTTGTGGGCAGCGCGGAGCAGCCGGTATCGGACGATGCCAAGGGAGCCTTGCAGCCATGA
- a CDS encoding NINE protein has protein sequence MSFGKKGVVPGQSGAMSPTVRVAGPRPAAPIRPAAPDPHAAQREAFLAAERARRASSGEEQEQMNIPYPRRQAPSGGYGLFGDPAKRTLMLAYVYWYFCSPLGVHRFYCGAKETGYYQMALFLGGLAIMLIWPPLGLLSLGAWFVWIIVDLFLIPGLMRRFKAEHRPDYGEVFA, from the coding sequence ATGAGTTTCGGCAAGAAGGGCGTCGTGCCCGGCCAGAGTGGCGCCATGTCGCCGACCGTCCGCGTTGCGGGGCCAAGGCCCGCCGCGCCCATTCGCCCCGCTGCGCCAGACCCCCATGCTGCGCAGCGCGAAGCCTTCCTCGCCGCAGAACGCGCGCGCCGGGCTTCCTCCGGAGAGGAGCAGGAGCAGATGAACATACCCTATCCGCGTCGGCAGGCACCGTCGGGCGGGTATGGCCTGTTCGGCGATCCGGCAAAGCGGACGCTGATGCTCGCTTATGTGTATTGGTATTTCTGCTCGCCGCTGGGGGTCCACCGGTTTTATTGCGGGGCGAAGGAGACCGGCTACTACCAGATGGCGCTGTTCCTCGGCGGGTTGGCGATCATGCTGATCTGGCCGCCGCTCGGATTGTTGTCGCTGGGGGCGTGGTTCGTATGGATCATTGTCGACCTGTTCCTGATCCCTGGCCTGATGCGGCGCTTCAAGGCGGAGCACCGGCCGGACTACGGCGAAGTCTTCGCCTGA
- a CDS encoding lysine--tRNA ligase: MTITQDALIAAAQNSKAWPFQEAQRLAKRLPEGKPGGVLFETGYGPSGLPHIGTFQEVLRTSLVRRAYEALTGQPTRLVAFSDDMDGLRKVPDNVPNRDMLAQHMGKPLSRIPNPFGTPYESFAAHNNAMLRAFLDQFGFEYEFVSSSDCYNGGKFDAALKGVLANFGAILDIMLPTLGEERRRTYSPVMPVSPTTGAVLQVPVEVVDPAAGIIRFTDEDGSVVEQSALGGMAKCQWKVDWAMRWVALGVDYEMYGKDLTDSGIQSGKIARVLGGNKPEGLIYELFLDAKGEKISKSKGNGLSIEDWLQYGSEESLGFYIFANPKSAKQLHAGVIPKAVDDYWQFRAAIPGQDIDKRLGNPVWHLLRANESHAGAGAPGEGETLPVPFSLLLNLVGVLGAGATREAVWSYLGNYVPDADPAVHPALDTLVGKALAYNRDFVAPTLAKRAPAGGEVGALQALDAALAEADPATSAEDLQTIVYEIGKIEEFGFESLRDWFKALYETLLGSEQGPRMGSFIALYGIAPTRTLIAEALAKA, translated from the coding sequence ATGACGATAACCCAAGATGCCCTCATCGCCGCTGCGCAGAACTCCAAGGCCTGGCCGTTTCAGGAGGCGCAGCGCCTTGCCAAGCGGCTGCCTGAAGGCAAGCCGGGCGGTGTGCTGTTCGAAACCGGCTATGGCCCCTCGGGCCTGCCGCATATCGGGACATTTCAAGAGGTTCTGCGCACCTCGCTGGTGCGGCGGGCCTATGAGGCGCTGACCGGTCAACCGACCCGGCTGGTGGCGTTCAGCGACGACATGGACGGGCTGCGCAAGGTGCCCGACAATGTGCCGAACCGCGACATGCTGGCGCAGCACATGGGTAAGCCGTTAAGCCGGATACCCAATCCTTTCGGCACGCCCTACGAAAGCTTCGCCGCGCATAACAACGCCATGCTGCGCGCGTTCCTCGACCAGTTCGGGTTCGAGTATGAATTCGTCAGCTCCTCCGATTGTTACAACGGCGGCAAGTTCGATGCGGCGCTGAAGGGCGTGTTGGCGAACTTCGGCGCGATCCTCGACATCATGCTGCCGACCCTGGGCGAGGAGCGTCGCCGCACCTACTCCCCCGTCATGCCGGTCAGCCCGACGACCGGCGCGGTGTTGCAGGTGCCGGTCGAAGTCGTTGATCCAGCTGCAGGAATCATTCGCTTCACCGACGAGGACGGCAGCGTCGTCGAACAATCCGCCTTGGGCGGCATGGCCAAGTGCCAGTGGAAGGTCGACTGGGCGATGCGCTGGGTGGCGCTGGGCGTCGATTATGAGATGTACGGCAAGGACCTGACCGATAGCGGCATCCAGTCGGGCAAGATCGCCCGCGTGCTCGGTGGGAACAAGCCCGAAGGCCTGATCTACGAGCTGTTCCTGGATGCCAAGGGCGAGAAGATCTCCAAGTCGAAGGGCAATGGCCTGTCGATCGAGGACTGGCTGCAATATGGCAGCGAAGAAAGCCTCGGCTTCTACATCTTCGCCAATCCCAAGAGCGCCAAGCAGCTTCACGCCGGGGTCATCCCCAAGGCGGTGGACGATTACTGGCAGTTCCGCGCGGCGATTCCGGGTCAGGACATCGACAAGCGGCTCGGCAATCCGGTGTGGCATCTGCTGCGCGCGAACGAGAGCCATGCGGGGGCCGGGGCCCCGGGCGAGGGCGAAACGCTGCCCGTGCCGTTCAGCCTGCTGCTGAACCTTGTCGGCGTGCTCGGCGCGGGCGCAACGCGCGAGGCGGTGTGGTCCTATCTCGGCAATTATGTCCCCGATGCCGATCCCGCTGTGCACCCGGCGCTCGATACGCTGGTGGGCAAGGCGCTCGCCTATAACCGCGATTTCGTCGCCCCGACGCTCGCCAAGCGCGCGCCTGCCGGGGGCGAAGTTGGTGCACTCCAGGCGCTCGACGCGGCGCTTGCTGAAGCTGATCCCGCCACCAGTGCCGAAGACCTTCAGACCATCGTCTACGAAATCGGCAAGATCGAGGAATTCGGGTTCGAGAGCCTGCGGGACTGGTTCAAGGCGCTCTACGAAACCCTGCTCGGCAGCGAGCAAGGCCCGCGCATGGGCAGCTTCATCGCGCTCTACGGCATCGCGCCGACCCGCACGTTGATTGCCGAGGCGCTGGCGAAAGCGTAA